In Treponema denticola, one genomic interval encodes:
- a CDS encoding tetratricopeptide repeat protein, which produces MKKRFCSVIIIVLSALILGSCNKVTSIRRLQELEEGVSNPNTEAELKEAIRKYEKRVDDIMIAEGRIGIWYKILGSRYMDQKMYKKALEAFQSALEYYPENQNLFYQAGLAASLTAKNSLDFELTGTDIEKKRYFSLAVSAYTRALEIDPKHSKAVYALSVLYIFELNRPAEAIPILEKIAEWEKKPIDHLFLLGAAYYMTGENEKAIAVYEHIIEISSSAEKKAQAENNIREIRSSGGR; this is translated from the coding sequence ATGAAAAAAAGATTTTGTTCCGTAATAATTATTGTTTTGTCAGCTCTTATATTAGGAAGCTGTAATAAGGTTACAAGTATTCGCCGGCTTCAAGAACTGGAAGAGGGAGTCAGTAATCCTAATACTGAAGCTGAATTAAAGGAGGCTATAAGAAAATATGAAAAAAGAGTTGATGATATAATGATTGCAGAAGGACGCATAGGTATTTGGTATAAAATACTCGGTTCAAGATATATGGATCAAAAGATGTATAAAAAAGCATTAGAGGCTTTTCAATCTGCATTGGAGTATTATCCTGAAAACCAAAATTTATTTTATCAAGCAGGACTTGCTGCAAGCCTAACTGCAAAAAACTCTTTAGATTTTGAATTAACGGGAACCGATATTGAGAAAAAAAGATATTTTTCTCTTGCCGTTTCCGCTTATACCCGTGCACTTGAAATAGATCCTAAACATTCAAAGGCTGTTTATGCTCTATCGGTATTGTATATATTCGAATTAAATAGACCAGCTGAAGCAATTCCTATTTTAGAAAAAATTGCCGAGTGGGAAAAGAAGCCTATAGATCATTTATTTTTACTTGGGGCTGCTTATTATATGACGGGTGAAAATGAAAAAGCTATTGCCGTTTATGAGCACATTATCGAAATTTCAAGCAGCGCAGAAAAAAAAGCGCAAGCTGAAAATAATATTAGGGAGATTAGGAGTTCGGGAGGAAGATAA
- the dprA gene encoding DNA-processing protein DprA, producing the protein MKISEKESLYIGLSHCYFLKGREKLVLSEKLESLSSLVSLSIKDISEIIGRQVRPKKWDKDLLKSLTDLSIKLMSSYDIKMLYFYDSNFPPQLREIPDHPFTVFYRGRLPSTEQPMLAMVGTRRPTGDGIEQALNLGKESAEKNIPVVSGLAFGIDCFSHKGCLEGEGKTLAVLACGPEMIYPRSNKKLAANILESGGCILSEYAPGTEPLSYRFPERNRIISGLSRSVIIVEAPKKSGALITADFALEQGRDVYVCSLLLDSLQNEGGKALYEQGAFAIKSIDDILHDWKYPTENNLRNNQQNMLFTNL; encoded by the coding sequence ATGAAGATATCCGAAAAAGAAAGTTTGTATATAGGATTATCTCATTGTTATTTTCTCAAAGGAAGGGAAAAGCTTGTTCTTTCGGAAAAGCTTGAGTCCTTATCTTCTCTTGTATCGCTTTCTATAAAGGATATTTCTGAAATTATCGGCCGGCAGGTAAGACCCAAAAAATGGGATAAAGATTTACTGAAATCCCTTACGGATTTAAGTATAAAACTTATGAGCTCATATGATATAAAGATGCTTTATTTTTATGATTCGAATTTTCCTCCGCAGCTTAGAGAGATTCCAGATCATCCATTTACCGTTTTTTATCGCGGAAGACTCCCATCAACTGAGCAGCCCATGCTTGCAATGGTAGGAACAAGGCGCCCTACAGGGGATGGAATTGAGCAAGCATTGAATTTGGGAAAAGAATCTGCCGAAAAAAATATCCCTGTCGTGTCTGGATTGGCTTTCGGTATAGATTGTTTTTCTCATAAGGGCTGTCTTGAAGGAGAAGGTAAGACCTTGGCAGTATTGGCCTGCGGGCCTGAAATGATTTATCCCCGTTCAAATAAAAAACTTGCTGCGAATATTTTAGAATCGGGCGGCTGTATTTTAAGTGAATATGCTCCGGGAACGGAACCATTGTCCTACCGCTTCCCTGAACGGAATAGAATTATTTCGGGACTTTCGCGTTCGGTTATAATTGTAGAAGCTCCAAAAAAATCGGGAGCTCTTATTACTGCGGATTTTGCATTGGAGCAAGGCAGGGATGTTTATGTATGCAGCCTTCTTCTTGATTCTTTACAAAATGAAGGCGGTAAAGCTCTTTACGAACAAGGTGCATTTGCGATAAAATCCATAGATGATATTTTACATGACTGGAAATATCCTACGGAAAATAATTTAAGAAATAATCAGCAAAATATGCTGTTTACTAATTTATAG